A single region of the Dehalococcoidales bacterium genome encodes:
- a CDS encoding FAD-dependent oxidoreductase produces MARHNFGNGIAKGMAITFSHLFKKPVTTQYPEEKLNVSRRIRGTELGWASDACSACLLCQDSCPHGCITINTSGTRDERLVAPCTSTCPSNVDAARYVHLLSEGKTGEAVAVVRERIPFPVVCAYVCAHPCEGACTRGELDQPIAIRMLKRYAVDNDTGIWREGVKQSPPSGRSVAVIGSGPAGLTAAYYLARKGHQVTVFDSLPEAGGMTRVGIPSYRLPRHLLDRDIREIKNAGVEFQMNTTIDNPRQLLSQGFDAVFIGIGAHQSARLNIPGEDDPRVFGGVEFLKPVNMGKKVPLGKRVIIIGGGNTAMDAARTAVRLGAEQVSIVYRRSRNEMPAATEEIEDAETEGVKLILLAAPVKIDRGLDCLNLECVKMQLGVPDDSGRRKPEPIEGSQFIIQADNIIAAIGQKPIIGVNFGLETSKGNITVNQNMMTSINQVFSAGDCATGPATIIEAIAGARKAATAIDITLGGDGDISETFAPPVQWQQLVKDNILWTTRPEFPMIALEKRKTTFDGTELGWEKITAETEASRCLKCGQYNVATYHLDGGRCIYCGLCVESCHFDALFMGCGYEHSSYKLEETVFNENNMRLNDIITPSAYNHPELEESLPKQTLLIDGERKG; encoded by the coding sequence TTGGCGCGTCATAATTTTGGAAACGGTATCGCCAAAGGGATGGCGATTACCTTCTCTCATCTGTTCAAAAAGCCGGTAACAACCCAATACCCGGAAGAAAAACTTAATGTTTCTCGTCGTATTCGGGGTACCGAACTGGGATGGGCTTCCGATGCATGCAGCGCGTGTCTGCTATGCCAGGATTCGTGCCCGCACGGTTGCATTACCATCAATACATCCGGTACTCGGGATGAGCGACTGGTTGCTCCCTGCACTTCCACCTGTCCATCTAACGTAGATGCAGCTCGTTATGTACACCTGCTTTCAGAAGGCAAAACTGGAGAAGCAGTAGCAGTTGTCAGAGAGCGTATTCCTTTCCCGGTGGTTTGTGCGTATGTTTGCGCACACCCTTGCGAAGGCGCGTGTACTCGCGGGGAACTCGATCAACCGATTGCAATCCGCATGCTCAAACGCTACGCAGTAGATAATGACACCGGCATCTGGAGAGAGGGCGTTAAGCAATCCCCTCCAAGTGGCCGGAGTGTCGCTGTAATCGGATCTGGCCCTGCCGGACTTACCGCTGCCTATTACCTGGCCAGAAAAGGCCACCAGGTTACCGTATTTGACTCTTTACCGGAAGCCGGCGGAATGACACGTGTAGGTATACCCAGCTATCGCCTCCCGCGGCACCTGCTCGATCGGGATATCCGTGAAATTAAAAATGCTGGTGTTGAATTTCAAATGAATACAACAATCGATAATCCCCGCCAGCTCTTAAGCCAAGGATTTGATGCTGTATTTATTGGCATTGGCGCTCACCAGAGTGCTCGCTTGAATATACCCGGCGAAGATGATCCAAGGGTATTTGGCGGAGTAGAATTTTTAAAACCGGTTAATATGGGTAAAAAAGTACCGCTCGGAAAAAGAGTAATCATAATTGGCGGCGGTAATACCGCCATGGATGCCGCTCGTACTGCTGTTCGCCTCGGTGCTGAACAAGTATCTATTGTCTATCGCCGTTCTCGCAACGAAATGCCAGCCGCCACGGAAGAAATAGAAGATGCTGAAACCGAAGGAGTAAAGCTGATATTACTTGCAGCCCCGGTTAAAATTGATCGTGGTTTAGATTGCCTTAACCTCGAATGTGTAAAAATGCAACTGGGAGTGCCTGATGACAGTGGCCGCCGCAAGCCTGAACCAATCGAAGGCAGCCAGTTTATTATCCAGGCAGACAACATTATCGCTGCTATTGGACAAAAACCAATTATCGGTGTTAATTTTGGCCTTGAAACCAGTAAAGGCAATATAACCGTTAATCAAAATATGATGACTAGCATTAACCAGGTATTCTCAGCTGGAGATTGTGCAACCGGTCCAGCTACCATAATCGAAGCAATAGCGGGTGCCAGAAAAGCAGCAACTGCTATAGATATCACACTGGGTGGAGACGGCGATATCTCAGAAACCTTTGCGCCACCTGTTCAATGGCAACAACTGGTCAAGGATAATATACTTTGGACAACCCGCCCTGAATTCCCCATGATTGCACTTGAAAAGAGGAAAACTACATTCGATGGCACCGAACTGGGATGGGAGAAAATAACTGCCGAAACTGAAGCATCCCGATGCCTGAAGTGCGGGCAATACAATGTAGCTACGTACCATTTGGACGGAGGACGATGCATCTATTGCGGTTTGTGTGTTGAGTCCTGCCATTTTGATGCCCTTTTTATGGGTTGTGGCTACGAACACTCAAGCTACAAATTAGAAGAGACTGTTTTTAACGAAAACAACATGCGTTTAAATGATATCATTACACCCAGCGCATATAATCACCCCGAGTTGGAAGAAAGCCTGCCTAAACAAACTCTCCTGATCGATGGGGAGCGTAAAGGTTAA
- the nuoH gene encoding NADH-quinone oxidoreductase subunit NuoH, with product MMEFLSSPASIRSDLPFGFWLHLLVFSIGIIALLLTSVIIFIWFERRLVGRFQLRLGPNRAGPIGIFQSVADVIKILTKEDIIPTRADKLLFWLAPIISFSPVVVTLAVVPVAGGALLADLNVGILFIMAMSSIISVGVFTAGFASYNKYSLLSSMRVVAQLVSYEIPLILSLVGVVMLTGSLSLDDMVNAQTIPFILLQPVGFFIFFIASLAEISRSPFDLLEADSELVAGYNIEYSGMKFATFYLTEYCEAIVLSAITATVFLGGWQGPWLPPIIWLLLKIGLVFSVIVWIRATLPRLRVDQVMGFAWKFLLPLAVLNILITGLFITLWPEAPAWINGSANLLLLVMYVLIRSRFFRPGGTSVGAS from the coding sequence ATGATGGAGTTTTTATCATCCCCGGCAAGCATCCGCTCTGATTTACCCTTCGGTTTCTGGCTCCATCTTCTGGTATTCAGCATTGGCATCATAGCCCTGTTGCTTACCAGTGTAATTATATTCATATGGTTTGAACGCCGTTTGGTTGGAAGGTTTCAACTTCGCCTGGGCCCAAACCGAGCTGGTCCTATTGGTATATTTCAGTCGGTTGCCGATGTTATTAAAATTCTCACCAAGGAAGATATTATTCCCACCCGGGCAGATAAACTGCTTTTCTGGCTAGCCCCAATTATTTCTTTTAGTCCTGTGGTTGTAACACTTGCGGTGGTTCCGGTGGCCGGAGGGGCACTGCTAGCTGACCTAAACGTCGGGATTTTGTTTATAATGGCGATGAGTTCCATTATATCTGTCGGTGTTTTTACGGCTGGCTTTGCGTCTTATAACAAATATTCCCTGTTAAGCAGTATGAGAGTTGTTGCGCAGCTTGTTAGCTACGAAATCCCGCTTATCCTTTCCCTGGTTGGAGTTGTCATGTTAACAGGGTCACTCTCTCTGGATGATATGGTAAATGCGCAAACCATACCATTCATATTATTGCAGCCAGTTGGCTTTTTTATATTCTTTATTGCCAGTCTGGCAGAAATCAGCCGCAGCCCCTTCGACCTGCTTGAGGCGGACTCAGAACTTGTAGCAGGATACAATATAGAATACTCTGGCATGAAATTCGCAACTTTTTATTTAACCGAATACTGCGAAGCCATAGTGCTTTCGGCTATTACTGCTACGGTATTTCTAGGCGGATGGCAAGGTCCGTGGCTACCACCGATTATCTGGTTATTATTAAAAATTGGCCTTGTATTTAGTGTTATCGTATGGATTAGAGCCACGTTGCCAAGATTGCGTGTCGATCAGGTGATGGGCTTCGCGTGGAAATTTTTACTTCCATTAGCAGTACTGAATATTTTGATTACCGGACTGTTTATAACCCTCTGGCCGGAAGCTCCTGCCTGGATAAATGGCTCGGCTAACCTGCTCCTCCTGGTAATGTATGTGCTGATACGCTCCAGATTTTTCAGACCAGGAGGTACATCTGTTGGCGCGTCATAA
- a CDS encoding NADH-quinone oxidoreductase subunit D, which yields MKVTHSTDSVFINLGPVHPSTHGVFRMRAHVDGEVITEIEPIFGYLHRGIEKLAEGKSYRQIIPLTDRLDYVSSMTNNLAYCMAVEKLAGIEVPERAVYIRVIMSELQRILSHLLGIGSFFNDMGTFFTPFFYMFVQKEKITDLLEMVSGQRLLYNYMRFGGVSHDLPDTFLPALNRFLREMPAEIDKYEHLLNENEIVLARSKNVGVISREMAINSSVSGPVLRATGVNWDIRKVDPYSYYDLFDFDVPVGTKGDCYDRYRVRIEELRQSLRILEQAISKLPAGRVLNPVPLRFRPPAGEAYSHVESNKGELGFHVISDGSDKPYRLHVRAPSLLNLSALREMLIGWKLADAIIIFGSIDICLGEVDR from the coding sequence ATGAAAGTGACTCATAGCACCGACTCCGTTTTCATCAATTTAGGCCCCGTCCACCCCAGCACTCACGGGGTATTTCGAATGAGGGCGCACGTTGACGGCGAAGTCATCACAGAAATTGAACCGATTTTTGGATACCTGCACCGTGGTATTGAAAAATTGGCAGAGGGAAAAAGCTACCGTCAAATAATTCCACTCACCGACCGTTTAGACTACGTCTCTTCCATGACTAACAATCTGGCTTATTGTATGGCAGTTGAAAAGCTTGCGGGAATAGAGGTTCCCGAAAGAGCAGTATACATCCGGGTTATCATGTCCGAATTACAGAGAATCCTTAGCCACCTGCTGGGAATTGGTTCCTTTTTTAACGATATGGGAACATTTTTTACTCCATTTTTCTACATGTTCGTACAAAAAGAAAAAATAACTGATCTGCTTGAAATGGTTAGCGGACAAAGGTTGCTTTATAACTACATGCGTTTCGGCGGCGTAAGCCACGATTTGCCGGATACCTTTTTACCTGCATTAAACCGGTTTTTACGTGAAATGCCCGCCGAAATCGATAAATATGAACACCTGTTAAATGAAAATGAAATTGTGCTCGCCCGGAGCAAAAATGTTGGCGTTATTAGCCGGGAAATGGCTATTAATTCTTCTGTTTCCGGCCCGGTTCTAAGAGCTACCGGGGTGAACTGGGATATCCGGAAGGTTGATCCCTATTCATATTACGACCTCTTTGATTTCGATGTTCCAGTCGGTACAAAAGGTGATTGTTACGATCGCTATCGCGTACGCATCGAAGAGCTGCGCCAAAGCTTGAGAATACTCGAACAGGCTATTTCCAAACTACCGGCAGGCAGGGTATTAAACCCGGTTCCACTTCGGTTCAGGCCACCAGCTGGAGAAGCCTACAGCCACGTAGAAAGCAACAAGGGAGAACTTGGCTTCCATGTTATATCCGACGGGTCGGATAAACCCTATCGATTGCACGTGAGAGCCCCCTCCCTATTAAACCTTTCCGCTTTACGGGAGATGTTAATCGGTTGGAAACTTGCCGATGCCATAATTATCTTCGGCAGCATCGACATTTGCCTTGGCGAGGTTGATCGGTAA
- a CDS encoding NADH-quinone oxidoreductase subunit C, giving the protein MTTQLNSENIATIIQKHISSSDYYFENNTVVVDPSQMITICQVLKTTPGIELDYLSSITAVDYLDYFELVYLFYSIAHNHCLTMKVRCPDKKNPSLPSITSLYNGANFQEREIYDLFGISFTSHPKLNRIFLWEGFHGHPLRKDYESDS; this is encoded by the coding sequence ATGACAACTCAGCTAAACAGTGAGAATATTGCCACGATTATCCAGAAACACATTTCGTCGTCAGATTATTACTTTGAGAATAACACAGTAGTAGTTGATCCCAGCCAAATGATAACAATCTGCCAGGTTTTAAAAACGACACCAGGCATCGAACTTGATTACCTTTCCTCGATAACTGCTGTAGATTACCTCGATTATTTTGAATTGGTTTACCTTTTTTATTCCATCGCACACAACCATTGCTTAACTATGAAGGTGCGCTGCCCGGATAAGAAAAATCCTTCCCTGCCATCGATAACCTCTCTGTACAACGGTGCCAACTTTCAGGAACGTGAAATATACGATTTGTTTGGTATCAGTTTTACATCTCACCCCAAACTAAACCGCATTTTTCTCTGGGAAGGCTTTCATGGTCATCCTCTCAGAAAGGACTATGAAAGTGACTCATAG
- a CDS encoding NADH-quinone oxidoreductase subunit B, translating into MPEPSEWLSEEIKRNVLVTTVDKLLNWGRKSSLWTETSFTACCTFEFISTSSSRFDIARFGMEVLRSSPRHSDLMVTAGTLTWKMAPQIKRVYDQMAEPKWVIAMGACGISGGIFADSYSVVPGYNRILPVDVYIPGCPPRPEALLAGIEKLRKKIEQNSISRKS; encoded by the coding sequence ATACCCGAACCTTCTGAATGGTTGAGCGAAGAAATCAAGCGCAATGTTCTGGTTACTACAGTTGATAAGCTTTTAAACTGGGGGCGCAAAAGTTCGCTCTGGACAGAAACTTCTTTTACAGCTTGTTGTACATTCGAATTTATCAGCACTTCCTCATCCCGTTTCGATATTGCCCGTTTCGGCATGGAAGTACTTCGTTCTTCCCCGCGTCATTCGGATCTCATGGTCACCGCCGGCACCCTAACCTGGAAAATGGCACCCCAGATTAAACGGGTTTATGATCAAATGGCAGAACCCAAATGGGTTATTGCCATGGGCGCCTGTGGCATCAGTGGCGGTATCTTTGCAGATTCCTATTCAGTAGTCCCCGGTTATAACCGAATTTTACCGGTTGATGTATATATTCCCGGGTGCCCTCCACGCCCTGAAGCACTCTTGGCAGGCATCGAAAAACTCAGAAAAAAGATCGAGCAAAACTCGATATCAAGAAAGTCTTAA
- a CDS encoding NADH-quinone oxidoreductase subunit A, with protein MLSEFSLIALFILIVLGFATSLVFIPVALRKFGVVPHNPTSIKSEPYECGMDTMGPTWVQLKIRYYFLALLLITLDIFIVFLYPWAVELKQLGIKGFWPVVSFLAIAGLGYVYAWRKGALEWK; from the coding sequence ATGCTTTCAGAGTTCAGCTTAATAGCCTTATTTATTTTAATTGTGCTCGGCTTTGCTACCAGCCTGGTTTTCATACCTGTTGCACTGAGAAAATTCGGAGTGGTACCTCATAACCCCACGAGTATTAAATCCGAACCATACGAATGCGGTATGGATACAATGGGTCCAACTTGGGTGCAGCTCAAAATACGCTATTATTTCTTAGCACTGCTTTTAATTACCCTCGATATCTTCATCGTCTTTTTATACCCCTGGGCTGTAGAACTGAAACAGCTGGGTATCAAAGGTTTTTGGCCGGTTGTTTCCTTTTTGGCAATCGCAGGCCTGGGTTACGTCTATGCATGGCGAAAAGGGGCACTTGAGTGGAAATAA
- a CDS encoding cell division protein FtsZ: MKLVVVGIGQCGGRIADEFARLQARAMEFRRLEIILDTFAVNTDAADMASIRSIRNDYQHKILAGAGKTRGHGVAKISEMGAEIIRSDSDKIIDAMRSTPRFYEADAFLVIAGTAGGTGGGGAPILVQELKNRFDKPVYGLLVLPFEHEEKTEERAIYNSALCLKATNSVADAIFLVDNQRYVRKDYSLKSNIVSINRMITEPFLNPLSAGEEKKGGNIGSRLLDAGDIIQTLEGWSAISYGVVKIPFIPLPWDYSPNFRKRGSSVQRGVQAMDQALAEMSIDFDPEEAYNGLYLISAPHRELNMNLVKELGDHLRNYASRAVIRNGDYPRNKASIDVTVILSRIACVPRVSQIYAQATSLPTVQEKRAEEARVKTDLTEEAGRDVPSLL, from the coding sequence ATGAAACTGGTAGTCGTTGGAATCGGCCAGTGTGGAGGGCGTATTGCTGATGAGTTTGCCCGTTTGCAGGCCAGGGCAATGGAATTCCGCCGTCTTGAAATAATTCTGGATACTTTTGCAGTGAATACAGACGCTGCAGATATGGCTTCGATAAGAAGCATACGTAATGACTATCAACATAAAATATTGGCTGGTGCCGGGAAAACCAGGGGGCATGGAGTTGCCAAAATCAGCGAGATGGGAGCTGAAATTATCCGCTCAGATTCCGATAAGATAATCGATGCAATGCGTTCAACTCCCCGTTTTTATGAGGCGGATGCGTTTCTGGTCATAGCAGGTACAGCTGGGGGAACTGGAGGGGGAGGAGCCCCGATACTGGTGCAGGAATTAAAAAACCGGTTTGATAAACCGGTGTACGGATTACTGGTGCTACCTTTTGAACATGAAGAAAAAACCGAAGAGAGAGCGATTTATAACTCTGCTTTATGCTTGAAAGCAACCAATTCGGTAGCGGATGCCATATTCCTGGTGGATAACCAGCGCTATGTGCGCAAAGACTATTCTCTAAAATCAAACATCGTAAGCATAAACCGAATGATTACCGAACCTTTCTTAAATCCGCTGTCAGCCGGAGAGGAAAAGAAAGGGGGCAACATAGGATCCCGGCTTCTTGATGCTGGGGATATTATCCAAACGCTGGAAGGCTGGTCGGCAATCAGCTATGGTGTTGTTAAAATACCCTTTATTCCGTTACCATGGGATTATAGCCCCAATTTCCGCAAAAGGGGATCATCAGTCCAGCGTGGTGTTCAGGCAATGGATCAGGCGCTTGCCGAAATGAGTATAGATTTCGATCCTGAGGAAGCTTATAATGGGCTTTATCTCATCTCTGCACCTCACCGTGAACTTAATATGAATCTCGTAAAAGAGCTTGGGGACCACCTGAGGAATTATGCTTCTCGGGCAGTAATCCGGAATGGTGACTATCCGCGAAATAAAGCGTCAATCGACGTTACGGTTATTCTTTCCCGGATAGCTTGTGTTCCCAGGGTTAGTCAAATCTATGCGCAGGCTACCTCGTTGCCAACAGTGCAGGAAAAAAGAGCTGAAGAGGCGCGAGTAAAAACAGACTTGACCGAGGAAGCCGGGAGAGACGTACCTTCGCTTTTATGA